CCCTGCAGACCCCGGCCGGTGATCATCGGCACGAGCGAGTCGGCCAGCGCGCAGACCACCGAGCCGGACACCAGCAGCACGATGCTCAGCAGCAGCATCCGCCGCTTGCCGAACATGTCGCCGAGCCGCCCGACGACCGGGGTGGCCACGGCCGCGGCGAGCAGGGTCGCCGTCACCGCCCAGGCGGTGTCGGACGCCGGCGCGTCCAGCAGTCTCGGCAGTTCCGGCACGATCGGGATGACCAGCGTCTGCATCAGCGCGACGACGATCCCGGCCAGCGCCAGCACCGCCACCACGGCGTTCGGCCGCGACGGGGTACCGGCCCCCGCGTCGGAGGGTCGGGCAAGGGCGTGGGACATGGCGGGCCTTTCGTAGGGAGAGTGCGGTGTGGGTACCAGCGGGCCCGGCGGCGGAACGGGGAGTGTTCCGGCCGCCGGGCCCACCGATCGCGCCGAGCCCCGTCCCCACGGGTCCGGCGCGCTGGGGTCGCCCTCCGCTCAGGGTGACCCGGTCCATGCGCTCGATGGGGGTCGATCGGTCGTGCCACCGAGACGCTCGGCGATTCCTTGTTGCTTGACTTAGGCAATCACAGTTGGCTTACTTGAGTCAAGCAATTTTTAGCGCGCGAGGCTGGGCGAGCTTATGGGTGGCAGGGGGCAGGGGAGAGGTCGCCGTGCGTCAGTCGGCGGACTCGCCACTCTCGGGCGCGTCGGCGGGCGGCCGCTCGCTGACGAATATGCCTCGCTGGGGAAGGGTGATCACCCATCCCTCGGAACGCAGTAGCGCAACGGCCTGGCGTGCGGTGTCTCTGGCCACGCCGTAGTCGGCGACCATCTTCGACTCGGAGGGGATCGGGTCCTTCGGTCGGAGTTCGCCGGACTCGATCTTGGTGCGGATGACTCGCGCCACCTGCTTGTAGATGGGCGTCGGATCGAAGCGGTCAATTTCCATGTCCGGGACGTTAGATACGTTCCCTACGCTGCGCATATTGGCAACGTCACAGACGTCCTAGACGAGGTAGACAAGATGGAGGTACGGTTCCCGTGACGCAAGAACCCCCGCGACGCGGCGAACGTCCGGGGGCATGGCCACCAGCCTCTGAGGAGCTGATGACAGTGAGCATTATCCACGCGCTCGCGCTGTGGATCCTGGGCGTGTTCGCGCCCGGTACCGGCCGACGTCGGGCGGAAGGGCGGGCCGCGGCGCGGACCCTGGGGTCCGAGGCGCCCTGCGCGGCCGCGCCGTGGCCGCCGCTGCGGCGGTCGCCGTACGGTCTTGAAGAGCCGTTGCCCGGTGAGGCGACGGTCGTGGTCCGGCCGTATGTCGTTCTCGCCGAGCGGGAGTGCGAACGGGCGCGACAACGGCGGCGCCGTGTCGCCATGGTTCTCGCGGCGGACTTCGGTATCGACCTCGACCTGCATGTGGTGGGCGCCGAGGCGGTGGCCCGGTGAGCGAGCCGAGCGAGCAGGGCGAGCGTCCCGGGACGGCCCCGGGCGGGACACGCGCGCCGGTACGTATGTGCGTGCGCTGCTGTGCGATCACTGACGCACCGGTCGTCGTCTCCGAGGTCCACCAGGGCACCGGTCCCGGCTTCACGGTGTACGCGTGCCGGGCCTGCGCCCCGCACTTCCCGTGCGTGCCGGACATGCTGTCGCTGCCGTCTGCGGCCCGCCGAGGCGAGGGTGAGAGATGAGCGGTCATGCACGTGGTCGGAGTGCCGGTTCCAACCGCCAGGAATGAAGGGGAACGCCGGAACGCCCTCGCACCGGGCGCCCGCCTGAACTGACCAGCCCCCGGTACGGCCACGGCCGGACCGGGGTGGTGCCCATGCGCACAGACGCCGGGCGATCGCGGCCGCACCGGTGTCAGCTCAGGGCGTCGATGGCCTTCACGATCAGGGCTCGCGCGTCGGCTCCGTACACGGCCAGTTCCGTAAGCCGGGCGAACGCCCGCAAGTACATGTCGAGTTCGCTCGGCGCCGTCACGGTAACCTTCGCGGCGAGCAACTCCACATGGATCCGCGAGTCGTCGAACACCGTGAACTGCTCCAGCGGCCACATGACTGCATCTCGCGCGGCCGTGGCCGGGATGATGCCGAGGGACATGGACGGCAGGGACATCACGGCCAGCAGGTTGCCGAGCTGGCCGGCCATCACGTCCTGATCGCCGACCCGGTGATGGAGGACGTTCTCCTCGACCAGGGTCGCGAACCGGTGGTCTCCCTCGTGGATGACGCGTGCCCGGCGCATGCGGACCTCCACCGCGGCGGCCACGTCGTCCGGGGTGCCGCGGAAGTCCGCGATCGTGCGCATCAGTGCCGTCGCGTAACCGGGTGTCTGCAAGTAGCCGGGCACGACGTGGGAGGCGTACACGCGGAACTGGCGGGTGCGCTCGTACAGCTTGGCCGAGGTCTCCGCCAACTGCTTCATGCCGGTCCGCTGAAGCCGCTTCCACTGCAGGTACATGGAGTCGGCTTGCCGGTTGGCCGCGATGAGGTCGTCCGCCTGGTCGTGCGCGCCGCAGGCCGCACACCAGACGCGGATGTCGGCGTCGGCCGGCGCGGTGACGGCGTTCTCGATCCTCGACGACTTGGCGACGGACCAGCCCGCGAGACGGGCGAGTTCCTTGCCGGTGATGCCCGCGTCCAGGCGCAGCTCCCGCAGCCGAGCCGCGAGAGCCGCGCGTGCTTCCTGCACGCTGGGCGTGGGGAATGTGGACATGGACGGTTACTTGACC
This genomic stretch from Streptomyces deccanensis harbors:
- a CDS encoding winged helix-turn-helix domain-containing protein — translated: MEIDRFDPTPIYKQVARVIRTKIESGELRPKDPIPSESKMVADYGVARDTARQAVALLRSEGWVITLPQRGIFVSERPPADAPESGESAD
- a CDS encoding DUF5753 domain-containing protein, which produces MSTFPTPSVQEARAALAARLRELRLDAGITGKELARLAGWSVAKSSRIENAVTAPADADIRVWCAACGAHDQADDLIAANRQADSMYLQWKRLQRTGMKQLAETSAKLYERTRQFRVYASHVVPGYLQTPGYATALMRTIADFRGTPDDVAAAVEVRMRRARVIHEGDHRFATLVEENVLHHRVGDQDVMAGQLGNLLAVMSLPSMSLGIIPATAARDAVMWPLEQFTVFDDSRIHVELLAAKVTVTAPSELDMYLRAFARLTELAVYGADARALIVKAIDALS